The Setaria viridis chromosome 6, Setaria_viridis_v4.0, whole genome shotgun sequence genome contains a region encoding:
- the LOC117861479 gene encoding major pollen allergen Ole e 10 isoform X1 produces MASSNVTLLAFCVALTLSLLCNDASASAEAVAQPLRQSHRKVGKSSPDDLKHLNQHDLPFLLLPASQASKTWCVAKPSSEVAALQDNLDFACSESDCGAIQGTGGCTRPDSLLSRASVAMNAYYQARGRNSWNCFFNGTGLITITDPSLGTCKYA; encoded by the exons ATGGCATCGTCCAACGTCACATTGCTCGCCTTCTGTGTTGCCCTCACACTATCGTTGCTTTGCAATGACG CATCAGCATCGGCAGAAGCAGTTGCACAACCGTTACGGCAGAGTCACAGAAAGGTAGGCAAATCATCTCCTGATGATCTGAAACACCTAAACCAGCATGATCTTCCTTTCCTGCTGTTACCTGCTTCTCAGGCGTCCAAGACCTGGTGCGTCGCCAAGCCGTCATCAGAGGTGGCGGCTCTGCAGGATAACCTGGACTTTGCCTGCTCGGAGAGCGACTGCGGCGCCATCCAGGGCACAGGCGGCTGCACCCGCCCCGACAGCCTGCTGTCGCGGGCGTCGGTGGCGATGAACGCCTACTACCAGGCCCGGGGGAGGAACTCCTGGAACTGCTTCTTCAACGGCACCGGCCTCATCACCATCACCGACCCCA GTCTTGGCACCTGCAAATACGCTTGA
- the LOC117861479 gene encoding major pollen allergen Ole e 10 isoform X2: MASSNVTLLAFCVALTLSLLCNDAASASAEAVAQPLRQSHRKASKTWCVAKPSSEVAALQDNLDFACSESDCGAIQGTGGCTRPDSLLSRASVAMNAYYQARGRNSWNCFFNGTGLITITDPSLGTCKYA, translated from the exons ATGGCATCGTCCAACGTCACATTGCTCGCCTTCTGTGTTGCCCTCACACTATCGTTGCTTTGCAATGACG CAGCATCAGCATCGGCAGAAGCAGTTGCACAACCGTTACGGCAGAGTCACAGAAAG GCGTCCAAGACCTGGTGCGTCGCCAAGCCGTCATCAGAGGTGGCGGCTCTGCAGGATAACCTGGACTTTGCCTGCTCGGAGAGCGACTGCGGCGCCATCCAGGGCACAGGCGGCTGCACCCGCCCCGACAGCCTGCTGTCGCGGGCGTCGGTGGCGATGAACGCCTACTACCAGGCCCGGGGGAGGAACTCCTGGAACTGCTTCTTCAACGGCACCGGCCTCATCACCATCACCGACCCCA GTCTTGGCACCTGCAAATACGCTTGA
- the LOC117861479 gene encoding major pollen allergen Ole e 10 isoform X3, whose protein sequence is MASSNVTLLAFCVALTLSLLCNDASASAEAVAQPLRQSHRKASKTWCVAKPSSEVAALQDNLDFACSESDCGAIQGTGGCTRPDSLLSRASVAMNAYYQARGRNSWNCFFNGTGLITITDPSLGTCKYA, encoded by the exons ATGGCATCGTCCAACGTCACATTGCTCGCCTTCTGTGTTGCCCTCACACTATCGTTGCTTTGCAATGACG CATCAGCATCGGCAGAAGCAGTTGCACAACCGTTACGGCAGAGTCACAGAAAG GCGTCCAAGACCTGGTGCGTCGCCAAGCCGTCATCAGAGGTGGCGGCTCTGCAGGATAACCTGGACTTTGCCTGCTCGGAGAGCGACTGCGGCGCCATCCAGGGCACAGGCGGCTGCACCCGCCCCGACAGCCTGCTGTCGCGGGCGTCGGTGGCGATGAACGCCTACTACCAGGCCCGGGGGAGGAACTCCTGGAACTGCTTCTTCAACGGCACCGGCCTCATCACCATCACCGACCCCA GTCTTGGCACCTGCAAATACGCTTGA